The sequence below is a genomic window from Streptosporangium lutulentum.
CGGCCCAGCTGATCGCGCCGATTCTCCGCGTGCCAGGTTGGCTGTGACCAGGTGGCATCAGGGGAAGCGGTAGACCGTCGTGGAGGCGAACTCCTCGCCGGGGCGCAGGACCGTCGACGGGAAGTGCGCCTGGTTGGGCGAGTCGGGGAAGTGCTGGGTCTCCAGGCAGAGGCCGGCGTGCCTGCCGTACGCGGTGGCGACGCCGTCCAGCATGTTGCCGGAGTAGAACTGCACGCCCGGTTCGGTGGTGGAGACCTCCATGACCCGTCCGCTGACCGATTCGAGGACCTCGACGCCGCCGCGCAGGACGTAGCAGTGGTCGTAGCCGCCGCCCAGCACCGGGTCCTCGATCCGGGCCCCGACCTCCTGCGGGGTCGTGAAGTCGAACGGGGTGCCCGCCACCGGGGCGAGCTCGCCGGTCGGGATCTTGGTGGAGTCGACGGGCAGGTAGCGGTCGGCGTCGATGCGGACCACGTGCTTGAGGATGTCGCCGCCCCCGGCGAGGTTGAAGTAGGAGTGGTTCGTCAGGTTCAGCACGGTCGGCGCGTCGGTGGTCGCGCGGTAGTCCAGCCGCAGCGCGTCCTCGGTCAGCGTGTAGGTGAGCGAGACGGTCAGCGTGCCCGGATAGCCCTCCTCGCCGTCGGCGCTGACATACTCCAGCGTCACCGCCGAATCGGAGACCTCGGCCACCCGCCACACGCGGTTGGAGAAGCCCCCCGGTCCGCCGTGCAGGCTGTTGGGCTCGTTGTTGATCGGCAGTTCGTAAGTGGCGCCGTCGAGGGTGAACCTCCCTCCCGCGATGCGGTTGCCGTACCGGCCGACGACCGCGCCGAAGTAGCGGCTGCGTGTCAGGTAGTCGTCGAGGGCGGTGTAGCCGAGCACCACGTCGACCCCGGAGACCTCCAGGGACTGGAGGATCGCGCCGTAGCTGAGGATCGAGGCGCTCATCCGCCCGTTCGACAGCACGTGCCGCTCGACCTGCTCCCCCGACGGGGTGGTTCCGAAGTTCATCGTGGTGCCTCTCCAGTGGATTCGCGGACGATCAGGCTGGTCTCCAGGGTCGCCCGGGTGGGGGTGGCGCCGTCGTTGACCGACTGCAGCAGCAGGTCCACGGCCATCCGTCCCGCGGCGGCCGTGGGCATGGCCACGGTGGTCAGTTTGGGCCGGTTCAGCCGGCCGGAGACGATGTCGTCGACGCCGACCACGCTGACATCCTCGGGGACCCGCACGCCGCGCTCGTAGAGCCCGCCGATGAGCCCGATGGCGACCAGGTCGTTGTAGGCGAGCACGCCCGTCGCGCCGGAGGCGATCACCTCGTCGACGACGGCGAGGCCGCCCTGCTCGGTGGGCGCGTTGGGGCCGAGGATCACCAGGTCGACGCCGGCCGTCGCGGCGGCGGCCTCGCACATCTCCCCGCTGGTCCACGAGCCGCTCGGTCCCGAGAGCAGGGCGATCCGGTGGTGACCCAGCCCGGTCAGGTGCTCGATCGCGAGCCGCGCCCCCTGGCCCACGTC
It includes:
- a CDS encoding aldose epimerase family protein yields the protein MNFGTTPSGEQVERHVLSNGRMSASILSYGAILQSLEVSGVDVVLGYTALDDYLTRSRYFGAVVGRYGNRIAGGRFTLDGATYELPINNEPNSLHGGPGGFSNRVWRVAEVSDSAVTLEYVSADGEEGYPGTLTVSLTYTLTEDALRLDYRATTDAPTVLNLTNHSYFNLAGGGDILKHVVRIDADRYLPVDSTKIPTGELAPVAGTPFDFTTPQEVGARIEDPVLGGGYDHCYVLRGGVEVLESVSGRVMEVSTTEPGVQFYSGNMLDGVATAYGRHAGLCLETQHFPDSPNQAHFPSTVLRPGEEFASTTVYRFP
- a CDS encoding LacI family DNA-binding transcriptional regulator, translating into MAATIRDVAQASGVHVSTVSRTFSAPHLVNAETRGRVLAVAEDLGYRPNRAARALTTGRTHNLGLIVADISNPFFPPLIKAAQAHARARDYHVFVADTDEDPQVEEDLIQTLTKQVDGVLLCSPRLSNRVIERLHADVPFVVVNRRVKGMPTVLMDVGQGARLAIEHLTGLGHHRIALLSGPSGSWTSGEMCEAAAATAGVDLVILGPNAPTEQGGLAVVDEVIASGATGVLAYNDLVAIGLIGGLYERGVRVPEDVSVVGVDDIVSGRLNRPKLTTVAMPTAAAGRMAVDLLLQSVNDGATPTRATLETSLIVRESTGEAPR